One region of Exiguobacterium acetylicum genomic DNA includes:
- a CDS encoding GGDEF domain-containing protein, whose translation MKRIVQNIYPTVAFYLVVTYTLLWLLPQDRSLQLSAIISLVGSFVIFLLSQSKAFKQSSIPYKWLSVAFFSYFLGDFLNMIGRLFQWNAVNLNVLLDLPYTVHLTMMVIFLFRQLDLTLFQKQKLLILDSLTLFTVSMIAGYIAIFRFVPSYTRTVLEQISWTFYAFLTILLTLFFFLLYASGLKRNVSRLGFLFLVLGTFVLGMTNFIFYTLLLNGEPRIAGLLLPLYPLSGLFILAFMNTRALPISHEQQATLIRVETLTRSLMSYILLSVLILYITFFPVSQTFFSLSVGITFLLFLTRQLFSYQENLRLLKETTALQTNLEDIVHQKTALLQLREKELTSLFLSYPEVVLEIDATYQIRSVNPAAVEAGWSDLPLGPSQRLQLDRLIPLLQQAQLIYPSHLLHVPATEEHPEIFLNTTIIDIPDQQRYFVILADITEDYQQEVWLERMGYHDSLTHLPNRRYFEEQLYLTLPTLEYGSLLFIDLDGFKQINDTYGHDVGDLVLQETASRLQSMTTSTDLVARLGGDEFLIFIQASASETRQFAEHVLEVLNHPFYIQTHTLQVTPSIGISLYPEDGKSSEQLLIRADEAMYHIKKTEKNNFLFATQIKR comes from the coding sequence GTGAAACGGATCGTTCAAAACATCTACCCTACCGTCGCATTCTACTTAGTTGTCACGTACACCCTGCTCTGGCTATTACCACAAGATCGCTCGTTACAACTTTCAGCGATCATTAGTCTAGTCGGTTCTTTCGTCATTTTCCTACTTAGTCAATCGAAGGCTTTCAAACAATCTTCCATTCCATATAAATGGTTATCGGTCGCCTTTTTCTCGTATTTTCTAGGCGATTTCCTCAATATGATCGGTCGTCTTTTTCAATGGAACGCTGTTAACCTGAACGTCTTACTGGATTTGCCTTACACGGTTCATTTAACGATGATGGTCATCTTCTTATTTCGGCAGTTGGATTTGACTTTGTTTCAAAAACAAAAATTATTGATTCTTGATTCTTTAACATTGTTCACTGTATCAATGATTGCTGGATACATCGCTATTTTCCGCTTTGTCCCCTCTTATACTAGAACGGTACTCGAGCAAATCAGTTGGACCTTCTATGCCTTCTTGACGATTCTGTTGACGCTGTTCTTTTTCTTACTTTATGCTTCTGGACTAAAGCGAAACGTATCGAGATTAGGGTTCCTCTTCCTAGTACTCGGAACGTTCGTGCTCGGTATGACGAACTTTATTTTTTATACGTTGTTATTAAACGGTGAACCGCGAATAGCTGGTTTATTGCTTCCGCTATACCCACTCAGCGGACTCTTCATCCTTGCCTTCATGAATACTCGCGCTCTTCCCATCAGTCATGAACAACAAGCAACTCTTATTCGGGTCGAAACACTTACGCGTTCCTTGATGTCGTACATCTTATTATCTGTACTGATTCTCTATATTACATTCTTCCCTGTCTCCCAAACCTTTTTCTCACTTTCCGTCGGCATTACGTTTTTATTATTTTTAACACGACAGCTTTTTTCATATCAGGAAAATCTGCGGTTGTTAAAGGAAACAACAGCACTGCAAACGAATCTAGAAGACATCGTCCATCAAAAGACAGCACTCTTACAGTTACGCGAAAAAGAACTAACGTCGCTTTTTCTATCTTATCCAGAAGTTGTTCTTGAAATCGATGCTACGTATCAGATTCGATCTGTCAATCCAGCTGCTGTCGAAGCTGGATGGAGCGATTTACCGCTCGGACCGAGCCAACGGCTGCAACTCGATCGACTCATTCCATTACTTCAACAAGCGCAGCTGATTTATCCCTCTCACTTGCTACATGTACCGGCTACGGAGGAACATCCGGAAATCTTTTTGAATACGACAATCATCGATATCCCGGATCAACAACGCTATTTCGTCATCTTGGCGGATATCACGGAAGATTATCAACAGGAAGTATGGCTAGAACGTATGGGGTACCATGATTCGCTCACGCATTTGCCAAACCGGCGTTACTTCGAGGAACAACTTTATCTGACTCTGCCGACGTTAGAATACGGCTCCTTACTATTCATTGATTTAGACGGTTTCAAACAAATCAATGACACTTATGGGCATGATGTTGGTGACCTCGTGTTACAAGAGACGGCGAGCCGCCTTCAATCGATGACGACGTCAACTGATCTCGTTGCACGTCTTGGAGGAGATGAGTTCTTGATCTTCATTCAGGCATCTGCTTCGGAAACACGCCAGTTTGCCGAACACGTTCTCGAAGTTCTAAATCATCCGTTCTACATCCAGACACATACGCTTCAAGTCACACCATCAATCGGAATTTCCTTATACCCTGAAGATGGTAAAAGCTCTGAACAATTATTGATTCGAGCAGATGAAGCCATGTACCATATTAAGAAGACCGAAAAAAACAATTTTTTGTTCGCTACTCAAATTAAACGTTAG
- a CDS encoding DEAD/DEAH box helicase has protein sequence MNFTKPFLQEAWERARFTELMPVQEQAIPLLREGKDVLAEAPTGTGKTLAYVIPALEKIEVEEPHVQVVITAPTRELVMQIHQVIQLFAQGSGIKSGAFIGGVELKRQYERLKKKPQIIVGTPGRLVELIDSKKLKMHKVKLIVLDEADQIYESGMSDSATRIANSALRDRQLAFVSATLPERTAEWGRTLANNPETIRVERAVSTQVTFGYLETSRRQKPELLRRLANMQGSKVLTFINNRSFLGPLNGELSKFSLKYRILDAEKGKRERMETLRSYKKGEFPLLVTTGLAARGLDIEAVTHVVHYDLPESLDDFVHRSGRTGRGNANGMVLALVTDQDLKHLKTLAKQMGVEMEAMEIYRGEVIPKREFTAPQTIKRPATPHRKGRSK, from the coding sequence ATGAACTTTACAAAACCATTTTTACAGGAAGCATGGGAACGCGCACGCTTTACCGAGTTGATGCCTGTTCAAGAACAAGCGATTCCGTTGTTGCGCGAAGGAAAAGATGTCCTGGCTGAAGCGCCAACAGGAACAGGGAAGACGCTTGCTTATGTCATTCCAGCTTTAGAAAAGATTGAAGTAGAAGAACCACACGTACAAGTCGTGATCACGGCACCCACACGGGAACTCGTCATGCAAATTCATCAAGTCATTCAATTGTTTGCTCAAGGAAGTGGTATCAAATCCGGTGCATTCATTGGTGGTGTTGAATTAAAACGACAATATGAACGATTGAAGAAAAAACCACAAATCATTGTTGGTACACCTGGGCGTCTCGTGGAGTTGATCGATTCGAAGAAGCTGAAAATGCATAAGGTGAAATTGATCGTCTTGGACGAAGCGGATCAAATCTATGAGAGTGGTATGAGTGACTCGGCGACGCGAATCGCAAACAGTGCACTACGCGATCGACAACTGGCATTCGTCTCCGCGACATTGCCGGAACGGACAGCAGAATGGGGACGGACGCTTGCAAACAACCCTGAGACGATTCGGGTTGAGCGTGCCGTCAGCACCCAAGTGACATTCGGTTATTTGGAGACTTCACGTCGTCAGAAGCCGGAGTTGTTACGTCGCCTGGCGAACATGCAAGGATCAAAAGTACTGACATTCATCAATAACCGTTCCTTCCTCGGACCATTGAATGGCGAGTTGAGTAAATTCTCATTGAAATACCGGATTTTAGATGCTGAAAAAGGAAAACGAGAGCGGATGGAGACGTTACGTTCTTATAAAAAGGGAGAGTTTCCGTTACTCGTCACGACAGGTCTTGCTGCACGTGGTCTAGATATCGAAGCAGTCACGCATGTCGTCCATTATGATTTGCCGGAGTCGCTTGACGATTTCGTACACCGTTCAGGTCGGACGGGACGTGGAAACGCGAACGGAATGGTACTTGCTCTTGTGACAGATCAAGACTTAAAACACTTAAAAACACTTGCGAAGCAAATGGGAGTCGAGATGGAAGCGATGGAAATTTACCGTGGGGAAGTCATTCCAAAACGTGAATTCACAGCACCTCAGACGATTAAACGACCGGCTACTCCTCACCGGAAAGGGCGATCGAAATGA
- a CDS encoding lysophospholipid acyltransferase family protein: protein MIRTVIWFIYFGLVLPCTLPFLPSAKRRTHLARYAFVQRVASVWANSLLRLAGVRVNVTGREHIPANEPVVFISNHQGNFDVPILLGKIDKPKAFISKIEVNKIPIVNVWMNLMGCVMIDRKDRRQSLKAIRSGVDTIKDGQSMIIFPEGTRSKGGPMAEFKAGSFTLATSSGARVVPVAISGSYRVMEETGKIRPATVDVTILPSIDPSTMTQKELVQTVEQQIKQIVEGV, encoded by the coding sequence ATGATTCGTACTGTCATTTGGTTCATTTATTTTGGACTTGTCTTACCCTGTACCTTACCGTTTTTACCAAGCGCAAAACGTCGAACGCATCTCGCGCGCTACGCATTCGTTCAGCGTGTAGCGAGCGTCTGGGCAAACTCTCTTCTCCGACTCGCTGGCGTTCGTGTCAACGTGACGGGACGTGAGCATATCCCGGCAAATGAACCTGTCGTCTTCATCTCGAATCACCAAGGGAACTTCGATGTTCCGATCCTACTAGGAAAAATCGATAAACCGAAAGCATTCATCTCAAAAATCGAAGTGAATAAAATTCCAATCGTCAATGTCTGGATGAATCTGATGGGGTGTGTCATGATTGACCGAAAAGACCGACGTCAATCACTAAAAGCAATCCGTTCTGGTGTCGACACAATCAAGGACGGACAATCGATGATCATCTTCCCGGAAGGAACACGCTCCAAAGGCGGTCCAATGGCGGAATTCAAAGCGGGAAGCTTCACACTCGCGACCTCAAGTGGCGCTCGCGTCGTACCCGTCGCAATTTCGGGAAGTTATCGTGTCATGGAGGAAACGGGTAAGATTCGCCCTGCCACGGTCGACGTTACGATTTTACCGTCGATTGATCCAAGTACGATGACACAGAAAGAACTCGTCCAAACAGTCGAACAGCAAATCAAACAGATTGTAGAAGGTGTCTAA
- a CDS encoding ABC-F family ATP-binding cassette domain-containing protein: protein MLMKAENLKKEFADKIVFEDVTFSVSPGDRIGIIGVNGTGKSTLLHILAGKETADAGTMHHPNDYRIRLLSQTTDYPEDQTVMEVLLSGDTPTINALRHYETARLALEQDPTSETLLNRFITAQTEVDAAQAWDTESRLKMILNKLGILDLNALIGSLSGGQRKRVGLAEALLDEADLLLLDEPTNELDAETISWLETQIKEYRGAILLITHDRYFLNRVTNHMMEIANGTAYFYVGNYESFLEKRAERRERTASMEEKRQNILRRELAWLRRGAKARTTKQKARIQRVDALQDLSYEEEESTLEVQVGSTRLGKKVIEAHDVSHRFGERTLFESFNALIGRKERYGIVGRNGSGKSTLLSILAQRLEPTAGEIIHGETVKIGFYGQFAEFTHPERRVIDEVERIAKVITTLAGEEITASQMLEQFLFKPEAQYKQIGKLSGGEKRRLKLLTILMEEPNVLFLDEPTNDLDTETLSVLEDYLESFPGTVITVSHDRYFLDRVVDRLIAFEDGNVVFYYGQYTDYLEQMTTPAPSIVVEKTVEVTTAPKIETPKKLSYQEQQDWAIIEKQIEESEAELEQLEAELASAGSDLGKVNELYQAIEKTKATLDERMEYWTYLSEKIEAFENYRQSNQ from the coding sequence ATGTTAATGAAAGCAGAAAATCTAAAAAAAGAATTCGCCGATAAAATCGTCTTCGAAGATGTGACATTCTCCGTCTCACCTGGCGACCGGATTGGCATCATCGGTGTCAATGGTACCGGTAAGTCGACTCTCCTGCATATCTTGGCAGGTAAAGAGACGGCAGACGCTGGTACGATGCATCACCCGAATGATTATCGAATCCGATTGCTATCGCAAACGACTGATTATCCGGAAGACCAAACGGTCATGGAAGTACTATTGTCTGGTGATACACCAACGATTAACGCCTTGCGTCACTATGAAACGGCGCGTCTAGCACTCGAACAAGATCCGACGAGTGAAACGTTACTCAATCGCTTCATCACAGCTCAGACAGAAGTCGATGCTGCGCAAGCTTGGGACACGGAATCGCGCTTAAAAATGATTTTAAACAAACTTGGTATCCTCGACTTGAACGCGTTGATCGGCTCGCTTTCCGGAGGACAACGCAAGCGTGTCGGACTCGCTGAAGCTTTACTCGATGAAGCCGATCTTCTCCTGCTCGATGAGCCGACGAACGAACTGGATGCCGAAACGATCAGCTGGCTTGAGACTCAAATCAAGGAATACCGTGGTGCGATTCTACTGATCACCCACGATCGCTATTTCTTGAATCGTGTGACGAATCATATGATGGAGATCGCGAACGGTACGGCCTATTTCTATGTCGGAAACTATGAATCGTTTCTTGAGAAACGTGCCGAACGTCGTGAACGGACGGCTTCTATGGAAGAAAAACGTCAAAACATCCTTCGTCGCGAACTCGCCTGGTTGCGTCGCGGAGCAAAAGCGCGGACGACGAAACAAAAAGCGCGGATCCAGCGCGTGGATGCTTTACAAGACCTCTCGTACGAGGAAGAAGAATCAACACTCGAAGTACAGGTCGGTTCGACCCGTCTTGGTAAAAAAGTCATCGAAGCGCATGATGTCTCCCATCGATTTGGTGAACGGACTCTTTTCGAATCGTTTAACGCTCTGATTGGACGGAAAGAACGGTATGGCATCGTAGGACGAAACGGGAGCGGAAAATCAACACTTCTTTCAATTCTTGCGCAACGCTTAGAACCAACAGCCGGTGAAATCATTCACGGCGAAACGGTGAAGATCGGCTTTTATGGGCAATTTGCCGAATTCACGCATCCCGAACGTCGTGTCATCGATGAGGTCGAACGAATCGCAAAAGTCATCACGACACTCGCTGGTGAGGAGATCACGGCAAGCCAGATGCTCGAACAGTTTCTCTTTAAACCGGAAGCCCAATATAAACAAATCGGTAAACTTTCCGGCGGCGAAAAACGACGTCTGAAATTGTTGACGATTTTGATGGAAGAACCGAACGTCCTCTTCCTTGATGAGCCGACGAACGACTTGGATACCGAGACGTTATCCGTACTCGAAGATTATTTAGAATCATTCCCTGGCACCGTCATCACAGTCAGCCACGATCGCTACTTCCTCGACCGGGTCGTTGATCGCTTGATTGCATTTGAAGATGGGAATGTCGTTTTCTATTACGGACAATATACAGATTATCTTGAGCAAATGACAACACCCGCGCCCTCAATCGTTGTTGAAAAGACGGTTGAGGTTACTACAGCACCAAAGATAGAGACGCCAAAGAAACTAAGTTATCAGGAACAACAAGATTGGGCAATCATTGAAAAACAAATCGAAGAAAGTGAGGCTGAACTGGAGCAATTAGAAGCCGAACTAGCCTCGGCAGGAAGTGATCTCGGTAAAGTCAATGAACTGTATCAAGCCATTGAAAAGACCAAAGCAACGCTTGACGAGCGGATGGAGTATTGGACATATCTTTCTGAAAAAATCGAGGCATTTGAAAACTATCGTCAATCTAATCAATGA
- the pflB gene encoding formate C-acetyltransferase, whose product MLLEKTSAWTNFTSGEWVKTIDVADFIRLNRTEYTGDDHFLVGPTQATEQLWQQILQLTNEERQRGGVYAVDAKTPSTILSHDAGYLNRSLEKIVGLQTDEPFKRSIHPNGGIRMVNDALAAYGFEADETVTKTFSEYRKTHNQGVFDAYTPEMRAARKAGIITGLPDAYGRGRIIGDYRRVALYGTARLIEERKKDLKARGGFLSESMIRDREEMNEQLRALTELTELGARYGFDLSRPAETAQEAFQWVYLAYLAAIKEQNGAAMSLGRVSTFLDIYVERDLATGRLTEETAQELVDHFVMKLRIVKFLRTPDYNDLFSGDPTWVTESIGGMSEDGRSNVTKSSFRFLHTLSTLGPAPEPNLTVLWSTQLPRGFKEFCAKMSIVSSSIQYENDDLMLPVYGDDYGIACCVSAMKIGKQMQFFGARANLAKALLYTINGGMDEKLKIQVAPASPLMLDEVLDYETVMAAYDRQLDWLAELYVNTLNVIHYMHDKYSYERIEMALHDPEILRTMACGIAGLSVVADSLSAIRYATVRPIRDADGIAVDFKIEGEFPKFGNNDERVDQMAVDLVTLFMEKIRKHPTYRNALPTQSVLTITSNVVYGKKTGNTPDGRRAGEPFAPGANPMHGRDTRGAVAALTSVGKLPYEHALDGISYTFSIVPKALGKDEATRIRNTVGLLDGYMGGTTSKGHHLNVNVFDRETLLDAMEHPEQYPQLTIRVSGYAVNFIKLTREQQIDVINRTFHGSL is encoded by the coding sequence ATGTTATTAGAAAAAACGAGTGCTTGGACGAACTTTACGTCTGGTGAATGGGTAAAGACGATCGATGTCGCAGACTTCATCCGACTCAATCGCACGGAATATACAGGAGATGATCACTTTTTAGTCGGTCCGACGCAAGCGACGGAACAGCTCTGGCAACAAATTCTACAGCTGACGAATGAAGAGCGACAACGTGGTGGTGTATATGCCGTCGATGCTAAAACACCATCAACGATCCTCTCGCATGATGCAGGGTATCTGAATCGCTCACTCGAAAAAATCGTTGGTTTACAGACAGACGAACCGTTTAAACGTTCGATTCATCCGAACGGTGGGATTCGGATGGTGAATGATGCCCTAGCTGCGTATGGCTTTGAAGCAGACGAGACCGTCACGAAAACTTTCAGCGAGTACCGGAAGACACATAACCAAGGGGTTTTTGATGCTTATACCCCTGAGATGCGCGCTGCACGTAAAGCCGGTATTATCACCGGATTACCTGATGCTTATGGTCGCGGACGGATCATCGGTGACTATCGTCGTGTTGCTTTGTACGGAACGGCACGCTTGATCGAAGAACGTAAGAAGGATTTAAAGGCACGTGGCGGATTCTTATCTGAATCGATGATTCGCGACCGTGAAGAGATGAATGAACAGTTGCGCGCATTAACGGAATTGACCGAGCTTGGAGCTCGCTATGGTTTCGATCTCTCCCGCCCTGCCGAAACAGCACAAGAAGCATTCCAGTGGGTCTATCTTGCCTATCTTGCTGCCATCAAAGAGCAAAACGGGGCAGCCATGTCACTCGGTCGAGTCTCGACGTTCCTTGATATTTATGTCGAACGTGATCTTGCGACTGGTCGTTTGACGGAAGAGACTGCACAAGAGCTCGTCGATCATTTCGTCATGAAGCTTCGGATTGTTAAGTTCTTACGGACACCAGACTACAACGATCTGTTCTCAGGTGATCCGACGTGGGTAACGGAATCAATCGGTGGAATGAGTGAAGATGGACGATCAAACGTCACGAAAAGTTCATTCCGCTTCTTACACACACTCTCGACACTTGGTCCGGCACCGGAACCGAATCTAACCGTTCTCTGGTCTACTCAGCTTCCACGCGGATTCAAGGAATTCTGTGCGAAGATGTCGATCGTTTCAAGCTCGATTCAATATGAAAACGATGATTTGATGTTACCGGTTTATGGAGATGATTACGGCATCGCTTGTTGTGTCTCCGCGATGAAGATCGGGAAACAGATGCAGTTCTTCGGTGCGCGAGCAAACCTGGCAAAAGCATTACTTTATACGATCAATGGCGGAATGGACGAGAAGCTCAAAATTCAAGTCGCCCCAGCAAGTCCATTGATGCTTGATGAAGTACTCGATTACGAAACCGTCATGGCGGCTTATGATCGTCAACTCGATTGGCTCGCAGAGCTGTACGTCAACACACTGAATGTCATCCACTACATGCATGATAAGTACAGCTACGAACGGATTGAAATGGCGTTACATGATCCGGAAATCTTACGGACGATGGCATGCGGTATCGCTGGTTTATCGGTCGTCGCTGACAGTCTATCTGCCATCCGTTACGCAACAGTTCGTCCAATCCGAGATGCAGATGGGATTGCAGTTGATTTCAAGATCGAAGGCGAGTTTCCGAAGTTCGGGAATAACGATGAACGGGTCGATCAGATGGCAGTCGATCTCGTCACACTGTTCATGGAGAAAATCCGTAAACATCCAACGTATCGCAATGCCCTTCCGACGCAGTCTGTCCTGACGATTACTTCAAACGTCGTCTACGGTAAAAAAACAGGAAATACGCCAGATGGACGCCGTGCGGGTGAACCATTCGCACCGGGTGCTAACCCGATGCATGGACGTGACACTAGAGGAGCTGTCGCCGCACTGACATCTGTCGGAAAATTACCATATGAACATGCGCTCGACGGGATTTCCTACACGTTCTCGATCGTGCCAAAAGCACTTGGTAAGGATGAAGCCACACGCATTCGCAATACAGTCGGATTACTTGACGGATATATGGGCGGTACGACGTCAAAAGGACACCATTTGAATGTCAACGTCTTTGACCGTGAGACGTTACTCGATGCCATGGAGCATCCAGAACAATATCCACAGTTAACGATTCGAGTATCCGGTTATGCCGTCAACTTCATTAAACTGACGCGTGAACAACAGATCGATGTCATCAATCGAACGTTCCACGGTTCTCTCTAA
- a CDS encoding GGDEF domain-containing protein has translation MLKSNYFIRWFPAMLVISFALMILATWTPSISNRIVEQVLQYASLGLIAYFILTAYRKEQTLVVPRRKFWLIALGSLVLSCIGSVLETLHFFDQDFPVPSIYSLILFSISHYVFLYAIFYRIITKRTLGQHVLAFVDAAIIVVFIALVAFHVLNELTNPGLQTVPYAIIVITNTSLGLFVFFYFTFIQETHWVSRMALFLLFLSIFIRGIYEVSSVYFPDFSANYLLFFPILIRLAQSAAILWHIDHIEEGTTRTKVIPRSWLPLLAVPLFIHYMVEQEGGKLDIFIILVLLIIRQILIARQHRLIVAQLHERNEQLASRIEHRKQQIKDSEQQVIPLFLGHPDPMIRLDQSGTALYANLAAQRLFHLPDMTIEHIPRTMRHLLETLETDIDEYEDEQHRKYEIIDIPIQIAATSMGRFTILHDVTERKLRQKRIEYHAYHDALTSIGNRRSLERDFSNRLPEMNYLALVDLDGFKQVNDTYGHEAGDYVLIEVAKRLSEHMNSLESVYRLGGDEFAILLHADDELSLRRKCKTFLQFLRRPYVYKGQSLFVSASIGVTACHKADLETCLKQADLAMYRVKHRDKNDVALYRADS, from the coding sequence ATGCTTAAATCGAACTATTTCATCCGTTGGTTTCCTGCCATGCTCGTCATATCTTTTGCTCTAATGATCCTTGCTACATGGACTCCTTCCATCTCTAATCGGATCGTTGAACAAGTACTACAGTATGCCTCTCTTGGATTGATTGCTTACTTTATTCTTACTGCTTATCGTAAGGAACAAACATTGGTCGTACCCAGACGAAAGTTTTGGCTGATCGCTTTAGGATCACTGGTTTTATCCTGCATCGGTTCCGTTCTTGAGACGTTACATTTCTTCGATCAAGACTTTCCAGTTCCATCTATTTATAGCCTAATTTTATTTTCAATATCTCATTACGTATTCTTATACGCGATTTTTTACCGAATCATCACAAAACGGACACTCGGACAACACGTGCTCGCTTTCGTTGATGCCGCGATCATCGTTGTTTTCATAGCACTTGTTGCGTTTCATGTCCTCAATGAATTGACAAATCCGGGACTGCAAACTGTTCCTTATGCCATCATCGTCATTACGAATACATCACTCGGTTTATTCGTCTTCTTCTATTTCACGTTCATTCAAGAAACTCATTGGGTATCAAGGATGGCATTATTCTTATTGTTCTTATCCATTTTCATTCGCGGTATCTACGAAGTCTCAAGTGTTTATTTCCCGGACTTCTCAGCAAATTATCTATTGTTTTTCCCGATCTTGATCCGTTTGGCGCAAAGTGCAGCTATTTTATGGCATATTGATCATATTGAAGAAGGAACCACTCGAACGAAGGTCATTCCCCGTTCCTGGCTCCCTCTACTGGCCGTTCCTTTATTCATTCACTATATGGTGGAACAAGAAGGCGGGAAGCTCGATATCTTCATCATTTTAGTTTTACTAATCATTCGACAAATCTTGATTGCTCGTCAGCATAGGTTGATCGTTGCACAATTACACGAACGGAATGAACAACTCGCTTCACGCATCGAACACCGCAAACAACAAATCAAAGATAGTGAACAGCAAGTCATTCCACTCTTTCTCGGTCATCCTGACCCGATGATTCGACTCGATCAATCTGGAACGGCACTATACGCAAATTTAGCTGCCCAACGTCTGTTTCATTTACCCGACATGACGATTGAACATATACCTCGTACGATGCGTCACTTATTAGAAACACTTGAGACAGATATCGATGAGTATGAAGATGAACAACACAGAAAGTATGAGATCATTGATATTCCGATTCAGATTGCTGCCACCTCGATGGGACGTTTCACGATTTTACATGACGTCACTGAACGAAAGCTCCGGCAAAAAAGGATCGAATACCACGCCTACCATGACGCCTTGACAAGTATCGGAAACCGTCGTTCGTTGGAGCGAGATTTTTCAAACCGTCTTCCCGAGATGAATTATCTCGCCTTAGTCGACTTAGATGGATTTAAACAAGTCAATGATACGTATGGTCACGAGGCAGGTGATTATGTCTTGATTGAGGTCGCGAAGCGCTTGAGCGAACATATGAATTCTTTAGAATCCGTATATCGCCTCGGTGGAGATGAATTCGCGATTCTCTTACACGCCGATGATGAACTATCCTTACGACGGAAATGTAAGACCTTTTTACAGTTTTTAAGACGTCCTTATGTCTACAAAGGACAATCTTTATTTGTTTCTGCAAGCATCGGTGTGACCGCGTGCCATAAGGCTGATCTTGAAACATGCTTAAAGCAAGCCGACCTTGCCATGTATCGCGTGAAACATCGGGATAAAAACGATGTTGCCCTATATCGAGCAGATTCATGA
- the pflA gene encoding pyruvate formate-lyase-activating protein, whose protein sequence is MTYGMIHSVESCGTVDGPGIRFIVFTQGCPLRCQYCHNVDTWEFGCGRRVSADEVVKEAISYRSFFEATGGGITFSGGEPLAQPEFLEAALTEAKRNGLHTVIDTAGSVVPKNIDAILDATDLVLLDIKHIDDAACRVLTGRSNANTLAFAKRLAERNIPVWIRHVLVPGITMSEHFLRQTGEFIRTLGNVERVEVLPYHQLGVYKWENLGLAYPLTDVLPPSSEETDTAQTLLESYLC, encoded by the coding sequence ATGACCTATGGTATGATCCATTCCGTTGAATCATGTGGAACAGTCGATGGTCCTGGCATTCGATTCATCGTCTTTACGCAAGGATGTCCACTACGATGTCAATACTGTCATAACGTGGATACATGGGAGTTCGGTTGCGGACGGCGTGTCTCAGCAGACGAAGTCGTAAAAGAAGCGATCAGCTATCGCTCCTTTTTCGAGGCCACGGGTGGCGGAATCACCTTCTCTGGAGGTGAACCGCTCGCTCAGCCAGAATTCTTGGAGGCTGCTTTAACAGAAGCAAAACGAAATGGACTGCATACGGTCATCGATACCGCGGGATCCGTCGTCCCGAAAAACATCGATGCGATTCTCGATGCGACGGATCTAGTACTGCTCGATATCAAACATATCGACGATGCCGCTTGTCGCGTCTTGACTGGACGGAGTAACGCCAATACACTCGCCTTCGCAAAACGCCTAGCCGAGCGAAACATTCCCGTCTGGATTCGCCACGTCCTCGTTCCAGGTATTACGATGTCAGAACATTTCCTCCGTCAGACCGGCGAGTTCATCCGGACGCTCGGAAACGTCGAGCGCGTCGAAGTACTCCCGTATCATCAACTCGGTGTCTATAAGTGGGAAAACCTCGGTCTTGCATATCCGTTAACTGATGTGCTTCCCCCTTCATCAGAAGAAACGGATACTGCGCAAACCTTACTTGAATCGTACTTGTGTTAA